One Desulfatitalea tepidiphila genomic region harbors:
- a CDS encoding carboxylate-amine ligase, with product MNDTPLHLFDAMGIELEYMIVDRRDLCVRPVADRVLMAAAGNIVSEIELGPLAWSNELVLHVIELKTNGPVPTLAGLHRTFERHLDRINGLLLPMDARLMPTACHPWMDPQRETVLWPHEYSPVYEAYDRIFGCKGHGWSNLQSMHINLPFHGDDEFARLHAAIRLLLPVMPALTAASPILDGRPTGYMDARMEVYRHNAERIPSIAGSIVPEPVYTRADYERQIFQRMYADIAPFDPDGTLQHEFLNSRGAISRFDRGAIEIRVLDIQECPRADLAAAALIAAALKALCDERWVSLERLKAMATRPLADLFLRVIREADQTVIEDKDFLQAVGMPPSKVQAREIWQHLAETTLSTQTVDPDLNRALESILAKGCLARRISRAAGAGPSREKLCDIYGALCDCLAKGEQFL from the coding sequence ATGAACGATACCCCCCTGCACCTGTTCGACGCCATGGGCATCGAGCTCGAATACATGATCGTGGATCGCCGGGACCTATGCGTGCGGCCCGTTGCCGATCGGGTCTTGATGGCCGCGGCCGGGAATATCGTCTCGGAGATCGAGCTGGGGCCGCTGGCCTGGTCCAACGAACTGGTGCTGCACGTGATCGAACTCAAGACCAACGGACCGGTCCCCACCCTGGCCGGCCTGCACCGCACCTTCGAACGCCATCTCGATCGGATCAATGGCCTGTTGCTTCCGATGGACGCCAGGCTCATGCCCACGGCCTGCCATCCCTGGATGGACCCCCAACGCGAAACCGTGCTGTGGCCCCACGAGTACAGTCCGGTCTACGAAGCCTACGATCGCATCTTCGGCTGCAAGGGACACGGCTGGTCCAACCTGCAGAGCATGCACATCAACCTGCCCTTTCACGGCGACGATGAATTCGCCCGGCTGCACGCCGCCATCCGCCTCCTGCTGCCCGTCATGCCGGCCCTGACCGCCGCCTCGCCGATCCTCGACGGCCGCCCGACCGGTTACATGGACGCCCGCATGGAGGTCTACCGTCACAACGCCGAGCGCATTCCCTCGATCGCGGGCAGCATCGTGCCCGAGCCGGTCTACACCCGGGCGGATTATGAACGACAGATCTTCCAGCGCATGTACGCCGATATCGCCCCCTTCGATCCCGACGGTACCCTGCAACATGAATTCCTCAACTCCCGGGGCGCCATCTCCCGTTTCGACCGCGGCGCCATCGAGATCCGGGTCCTCGACATCCAGGAGTGCCCGAGGGCCGACCTGGCCGCCGCCGCCCTGATCGCGGCCGCCCTCAAGGCCCTGTGCGACGAGCGTTGGGTGTCGCTGGAACGTCTCAAGGCGATGGCAACCCGGCCGCTGGCCGACCTATTCCTTCGCGTCATCCGCGAAGCCGACCAAACCGTCATCGAGGACAAAGACTTTTTACAGGCCGTGGGCATGCCGCCCTCAAAGGTCCAGGCCAGGGAGATCTGGCAGCACCTGGCCGAAACGACCCTGTCGACGCAAACAGTCGATCCGGATTTGAACCGGGCTCTCGAAAGCATCTTAGCCAAGGGGTGCCTGGCCCGGCGTATCAGCAGGGCCGCAGGCGCCGGTCCAAGCCGGGAAAAACTGTGTGACATCTACGGTGCCCTGTGCGATTGCCTGGCCAAAGGAGAGCAGTTCCTGTGA
- a CDS encoding RimK family protein, producing the protein MTVLVVIENPEECPLNFSDVEPVAARTYLSDSSYAALKGVKVFNICRSYRYQSIGYYVSLLAEARNHKPVPNITTIQDIKSMGIIRLVSEEQSELLQKIFTSEDPQKLSINIYFGKCTDKRFEQIASRLFKYFPAPFLRADFGFYNNWQLSNVSPLTVKEIPVEERAFAESVASEYFAGKKLYIPKRSISRYDMAILYDPAEQRPPSDARALKRFIKAADELGIGTELITKEDSNRLFEFDALFIRETTNVDHHTYRLARKAVAEGLVVIDDPESILRCSNKVYLAELLRRSKIPTPQTHIVHSKNLEQILPEISYPCILKQPDSAFSQGVVRAEDEAAMLEQTRQLLKKSELVIAQAYLPSQFDWRIGILDRKPLFACKYYMAGNHWQIVRKDKGGREIYGKVETLPVAKAPSVVVKTALKAANLIGDGLYGVDLKQVGKTAMVIEVNDNPNIDAGYEDDVLQDELYTRIMEVFLKRIEMRTSGSRNA; encoded by the coding sequence GTGACCGTTCTCGTGGTCATCGAAAACCCGGAAGAGTGCCCCCTCAATTTCAGTGATGTGGAACCCGTCGCCGCCCGCACCTATCTGTCCGACTCATCCTATGCCGCCCTGAAAGGCGTCAAAGTCTTTAATATCTGCCGCTCCTATCGCTATCAGAGCATCGGCTACTATGTCAGCCTGCTGGCCGAGGCGCGGAACCACAAGCCGGTACCCAACATCACCACCATCCAGGACATCAAATCCATGGGCATCATCCGGCTGGTATCCGAAGAACAGAGCGAACTCCTTCAAAAAATTTTCACATCCGAAGACCCGCAAAAGCTATCGATCAATATCTACTTCGGCAAGTGCACGGACAAACGCTTCGAGCAGATCGCATCACGGCTCTTCAAATATTTTCCGGCGCCGTTTTTAAGGGCCGACTTCGGTTTCTACAACAACTGGCAGCTCTCCAACGTCTCGCCGCTGACCGTCAAGGAGATCCCGGTCGAAGAGCGCGCCTTTGCCGAATCGGTAGCCTCGGAGTATTTCGCCGGCAAGAAGCTCTATATCCCCAAGCGCTCCATCTCCCGCTACGACATGGCCATCTTATACGATCCGGCCGAGCAGCGCCCGCCGTCCGATGCCCGGGCCCTCAAACGATTCATCAAAGCCGCCGACGAACTAGGCATCGGCACAGAGCTGATCACCAAGGAGGACTCCAACCGGCTCTTCGAGTTCGATGCCCTCTTTATTCGCGAAACCACCAACGTGGATCACCACACCTACCGATTGGCCCGCAAGGCCGTGGCCGAAGGCCTGGTGGTCATCGACGACCCGGAATCGATCCTGCGCTGCTCGAACAAGGTGTACCTGGCCGAACTGCTGCGGCGCTCGAAAATCCCCACCCCCCAGACCCACATCGTACACAGCAAGAACCTCGAACAGATCCTGCCGGAAATCAGTTACCCGTGCATCCTCAAACAGCCGGACAGCGCCTTTTCCCAGGGGGTGGTGCGCGCCGAGGACGAGGCGGCCATGCTGGAACAGACCCGGCAGCTGCTCAAGAAATCGGAACTGGTCATCGCCCAGGCCTACCTGCCCTCGCAATTCGACTGGCGCATCGGCATCCTGGACCGCAAGCCCCTGTTCGCCTGTAAATATTACATGGCCGGCAACCACTGGCAGATCGTACGCAAGGACAAGGGCGGCCGGGAAATTTACGGCAAAGTGGAGACCCTGCCCGTGGCCAAGGCCCCATCGGTGGTGGTGAAGACCGCTCTCAAGGCCGCCAACCTCATCGGCGACGGCCTCTACGGCGTGGATCTCAAACAGGTGGGTAAAACGGCCATGGTCATCGAAGTCAACGACAACCCCAATATCGATGCGGGCTACGAGGACGACGTACTCCAAGATGAGCTCTACACCCGCATCATGGAGGTCTTTTTGAAACGCATCGAGATGCGCACATCGGGAAGCCGCAACGCATGA
- a CDS encoding peptidase-C39 like family protein, translated as MDTQLQFEILAQPDDTTCGPTCLQAVYNYYEDDIPLKQVIREVKQLKGGGTLAVLMGCHALQRGYRAKLYTYNLEVFDPTWFKMSPREMGERLQRQMRTKVHPKIRSASKAYLDFLRMGGTIRFEDMTASLIRGLLKRGVPILTGLSATYLYRTAREVAVGRKMVYDDIKGEPTGHFVVLCGYSMNTRTALVADPLLPNPLSESQIYPVRLNRLVCAIMLGILTYDANLLVVTPKKG; from the coding sequence ATGGACACCCAGCTGCAATTTGAAATTTTGGCTCAACCCGACGACACCACCTGCGGTCCCACCTGCCTCCAGGCCGTCTACAACTACTATGAAGACGACATCCCGCTCAAGCAGGTGATCCGCGAAGTCAAGCAGCTCAAAGGCGGCGGTACCCTGGCCGTGCTCATGGGTTGCCACGCCCTGCAGCGCGGGTACCGGGCCAAGCTCTACACCTACAACCTGGAGGTGTTCGATCCCACCTGGTTCAAAATGAGTCCCAGGGAGATGGGCGAACGGCTCCAACGCCAGATGCGCACCAAAGTCCATCCCAAAATCAGGTCGGCCAGTAAAGCCTACCTCGATTTTCTGCGCATGGGCGGAACCATCCGCTTCGAGGACATGACCGCCAGCCTCATCCGCGGCCTTCTCAAGCGAGGCGTACCGATATTGACCGGGCTGTCTGCCACCTACCTTTATCGCACGGCACGGGAGGTCGCGGTGGGCCGCAAAATGGTCTATGACGATATCAAAGGGGAGCCGACGGGCCATTTTGTCGTTCTGTGCGGCTACAGCATGAACACCCGCACGGCCCTGGTGGCCGATCCCTTGCTGCCCAACCCCCTCAGCGAAAGCCAGATCTACCCGGTGCGCTTGAACCGGCTGGTGTGCGCCATCATGTTGGGCATCCTCACCTACGACGCCAATCTGCTGGTCGTCACCCCCAAAAAGGGGTAA
- the metW gene encoding methionine biosynthesis protein MetW codes for MNAQYVDRLSRTDRDVILTLVPEGVSVLDLGCGDCSLLNELVAKRRIRGTGVDISGDQLIEGLAFGLNVYQGDLDEGLADFPDNAYDYVILNQTLQVVKNPLLVFNEMLRIGRYGVVGFPNFAQWQLRRGLFFGGRAPKSPALPFEWYDTPNIRVLSIRDFFDYCHAQNIRIVQERYLIAGKWMHRLPITVTNLMAHVGMFVITRKQFQLNVIPTEGRTSQKFIDKKIA; via the coding sequence ATGAACGCCCAATACGTAGACCGCCTCAGCCGCACCGACCGGGATGTGATTCTTACCCTGGTGCCCGAGGGTGTCTCTGTGCTGGACCTGGGATGCGGCGATTGCAGCCTGCTCAACGAGTTGGTCGCCAAGCGCCGCATCCGCGGAACAGGCGTGGACATCAGCGGCGACCAACTGATCGAAGGCCTCGCCTTCGGCCTCAACGTCTACCAGGGCGACCTGGACGAGGGGTTGGCCGACTTTCCCGACAATGCCTACGACTACGTGATCCTGAACCAGACCCTGCAGGTGGTCAAGAATCCCCTGCTGGTCTTCAACGAAATGCTGCGCATCGGCCGCTATGGCGTCGTGGGCTTTCCCAATTTCGCCCAGTGGCAGCTGCGGCGCGGGCTGTTTTTCGGCGGGCGGGCTCCCAAATCGCCGGCCCTGCCTTTCGAATGGTACGACACCCCCAACATCCGCGTGCTCTCCATCCGCGACTTTTTCGACTACTGTCACGCCCAGAACATCCGGATCGTGCAGGAGCGCTACCTCATCGCCGGCAAATGGATGCACCGGCTGCCCATCACGGTGACCAACCTGATGGCCCATGTGGGGATGTTTGTCATCACCCGAAAACAATTCCAACTGAATGTGATTCCCACTGAAGGGCGCACTTCCCAAAAGTTTATTGATAAAAAAATCGCATGA